The proteins below come from a single Salinilacihabitans rarus genomic window:
- the lysX gene encoding lysine biosynthesis protein LysX, whose protein sequence is MILKLGLLYSRIRRDEKLLLDELRERGHDVEKIDVRDQRFDVAAGGEVFADLDLVVDRCLATSRSLYATRFCEAYGVPVVNGNETAEVCADKAKNSLALAAAGVPTPETTVAFTKESALEAIESFGYPCVLKPVVGSWGRLMAKIDSRDAAEAILEHKATLGHYEHKVFYVQEFVEKPGRDIRVLATDGEPVAAMVRSSDHWLTNAAKGAETAEFELDAEAKALVEKASDAVGGGLLGVDLMETGDSYTVHEVNHTVEFKALNDAVDADVPAAVVDWLEAKAGEPADEDAPEVTA, encoded by the coding sequence GTGATCTTGAAACTAGGATTACTCTACTCCCGGATCCGCAGGGACGAGAAGCTCCTGCTCGACGAACTCCGCGAGCGCGGCCACGACGTCGAGAAGATCGACGTCCGCGACCAGCGGTTCGACGTCGCCGCGGGCGGCGAGGTCTTCGCGGACCTCGACCTCGTGGTCGACCGCTGTCTGGCGACGAGCCGCAGCCTGTACGCCACGCGCTTCTGTGAGGCCTACGGCGTCCCGGTCGTCAACGGCAACGAGACCGCGGAGGTCTGTGCGGACAAGGCGAAAAACAGCCTCGCGCTCGCGGCCGCGGGCGTCCCCACGCCGGAGACGACGGTGGCGTTCACCAAGGAGAGCGCGCTCGAAGCGATCGAGTCGTTCGGCTACCCCTGCGTGCTGAAACCCGTCGTGGGCTCGTGGGGGCGGCTGATGGCGAAGATCGACTCGCGGGACGCCGCGGAGGCCATCCTCGAACACAAGGCGACGCTCGGCCACTACGAGCACAAGGTGTTCTACGTCCAGGAGTTCGTCGAGAAGCCCGGCCGCGATATCCGCGTGCTCGCGACCGACGGCGAACCGGTCGCGGCGATGGTCCGCTCGTCGGACCACTGGCTGACGAACGCCGCGAAGGGCGCCGAGACCGCCGAGTTCGAACTCGACGCCGAGGCGAAGGCGCTCGTCGAGAAAGCCAGCGACGCCGTCGGCGGCGGCCTGCTCGGGGTCGACCTCATGGAGACCGGGGACTCGTACACCGTCCACGAGGTCAACCACACCGTCGAGTTCAAGGCGCTGAACGACGCCGTCGACGCCGACGTCCCCGCCGCGGTCGTCGACTGGCTCGAAGCGAAAGCCGGCGAACCGGCGGACGAGGACGCACCGGAGGTGACCGCCTGA
- a CDS encoding aspartate aminotransferase family protein, translating to MSGAGSGFVFSEKPISIASGEGVSLTAEDGTDYLDFGASYACTPAGHCHPDVVEAVREQAADLLYVQGSYPVEARTDLRAKLGALAPGDLGNVWLCNSGTEANEAALKFARSATGKTKIVAAKRAFHGRTAGTLSATWKPKYKTPFEPLLEDVEFVAYGDADELAAAVDADTAAVILEPVQGEGGVHVAPEGYLEAARDLTEEAGAALIFDEIQTGLGRTGSLWACENEAVAGDGVVPDVLTTAKGLASGLPLGATICADWIAEDAGPHGSTFSGNPVVCAAANATLDVLVEEDLAANAAAVGDYLTAGLAASDLPLRDVRGEGLLLGIEVKRGANRVLRDLALDHRVLALPAGRTVVRLLPPLIVEEGHADELLEALTDVLAPTAEP from the coding sequence GTGAGCGGCGCCGGGAGCGGCTTCGTCTTCTCGGAGAAGCCCATCTCTATCGCCTCGGGGGAGGGCGTCTCCCTGACCGCCGAGGACGGCACCGACTACCTCGACTTCGGAGCCAGTTACGCCTGCACGCCGGCGGGCCACTGCCACCCCGACGTGGTCGAGGCGGTCCGCGAGCAGGCCGCCGACCTGCTCTACGTGCAGGGTTCGTACCCGGTCGAGGCGCGGACGGACCTCCGCGCGAAACTGGGCGCGCTCGCGCCGGGCGACCTCGGGAACGTCTGGCTCTGCAACTCGGGGACCGAGGCGAACGAGGCGGCGCTGAAGTTCGCCCGCAGCGCGACGGGGAAGACGAAAATCGTCGCCGCGAAGCGCGCGTTCCACGGCCGCACCGCCGGGACGCTCTCGGCGACGTGGAAACCCAAGTACAAGACGCCGTTCGAACCGCTGCTGGAGGACGTCGAGTTCGTCGCGTACGGCGACGCGGACGAACTCGCCGCGGCGGTCGACGCCGACACCGCGGCGGTGATCCTCGAACCCGTCCAGGGCGAGGGTGGCGTCCACGTCGCGCCCGAGGGCTACCTCGAAGCGGCCCGCGACCTGACCGAGGAGGCCGGCGCGGCGCTGATCTTCGACGAGATCCAGACCGGCCTCGGCCGCACGGGGTCGCTGTGGGCCTGCGAGAACGAGGCCGTCGCCGGCGACGGCGTCGTCCCCGACGTCCTGACGACGGCGAAGGGCCTCGCCAGCGGCCTCCCGCTCGGTGCGACGATCTGTGCCGACTGGATCGCCGAGGACGCCGGCCCGCACGGCTCGACGTTCTCCGGCAACCCCGTCGTCTGCGCCGCGGCGAACGCAACCCTCGACGTGCTCGTCGAGGAGGACCTCGCGGCCAACGCGGCCGCCGTCGGCGACTACCTGACGGCGGGGCTCGCGGCGAGTGACCTCCCGCTCCGGGACGTCCGCGGCGAGGGGCTGTTGCTCGGGATCGAGGTGAAACGCGGGGCCAACCGCGTCCTGCGGGACCTCGCGCTCGACCACCGGGTGCTGGCGCTGCCCGCCGGCCGGACCGTCGTCCGCCTGCTCCCGCCGCTGATCGTCGAGGAGGGCCACGCGGACGAACTGCTCGAGGCGCTGACGGACGTCCTCGCGCCGACGGCCGAACCATGA
- a CDS encoding acetylglutamate/acetylaminoadipate kinase — MTTVVKIGGARAVDPAGALADVAHLTANGEEVVVVHGGSTAVDETLEELGEEPTYVETPDGVVGRFTDERTMEVFEMVMPGKLNTDLVCALQNEGVDAVGLSGTDGKLLSGPRKSAVRVLEDGKKKIKRGDHSGRIESVNADLLETLLSGGYVPVVTVPMLGEERDGGYTAVNADADRAAAAVAGALGADLVLLTDVAGVYEDPDDASTRIDAATTEAEFEAVKAAAEGFMTKKVMAATEALSGGAASVVVADANANDPVLNALGGHGTTIEPGALGLEAEADEFEVTEA, encoded by the coding sequence GTGACGACCGTCGTCAAGATCGGCGGCGCCCGCGCGGTCGACCCCGCCGGCGCGCTCGCCGACGTGGCCCACCTGACCGCCAACGGCGAGGAGGTGGTCGTCGTCCACGGTGGCTCGACGGCCGTCGACGAGACGCTCGAGGAACTCGGCGAGGAGCCGACGTACGTCGAGACGCCCGACGGCGTCGTCGGGCGCTTCACCGACGAGCGCACGATGGAGGTCTTCGAGATGGTGATGCCCGGCAAACTCAACACCGACCTCGTCTGTGCCCTCCAGAACGAGGGCGTCGACGCCGTCGGGCTGTCGGGCACCGACGGCAAACTGCTCTCGGGCCCGCGCAAGTCCGCCGTGCGCGTGCTGGAGGACGGCAAGAAGAAGATCAAGCGCGGCGACCACTCGGGGCGGATCGAGTCCGTCAACGCCGACCTGCTCGAAACGCTGCTTTCGGGCGGTTACGTCCCCGTCGTCACCGTTCCGATGCTCGGCGAGGAGCGCGACGGCGGCTACACCGCCGTCAACGCCGACGCCGACCGCGCGGCCGCGGCCGTCGCGGGCGCGCTCGGGGCCGACCTCGTCTTGCTGACCGACGTCGCGGGCGTCTACGAGGACCCCGACGACGCGTCGACGCGGATCGACGCGGCGACGACCGAGGCCGAGTTCGAGGCCGTGAAGGCCGCCGCCGAGGGGTTCATGACGAAGAAGGTGATGGCCGCCACGGAGGCGCTGTCCGGCGGCGCCGCGTCGGTCGTCGTCGCGGACGCGAACGCGAACGACCCCGTGCTCAACGCGCTCGGCGGGCACGGGACGACGATCGAACCCGGGGCCCTCGGCCTCGAAGCCGAGGCGGACGAATTCGAGGTGACGGAGGCGTGA
- a CDS encoding [LysW]-lysine hydrolase, translating into MSANATSTPEVSREEARDLLVDLVSIPSPSGDEAEAAERLVDFVRAHGREAWLDEVGNVRAPADDAVLLTSHVDTVPGEIPVAVEPADADDPVAAEGADVLRGRGSVDATGPLAAMAAAAVNAGVSFVGVVGEETDSRGARHLVADRDPPEAVVNGEPSGADGITLGYRGFLAGTYVATSESGHTSRPDPNAVQHAIRWWSRVEKAFEDGVVPEERRDGDGDAGEAPVFEQVTAKPVAVDGGVSDDGLSVEATMDVQLRVPPALDVETVRETTEAHLDVGTVSWADPIPPVMQSPRTDLARAFRVAIRAEDGEPRLLRKTGTSDMNLYADAWDCPMVTYGPGDSDLDHAPDERLPLAEFDRSVAVLERVARTLRDDAA; encoded by the coding sequence ATGAGCGCGAACGCGACCTCGACCCCCGAGGTCTCGCGCGAGGAGGCCCGCGACCTGCTGGTCGACCTCGTCTCGATCCCGTCGCCGTCCGGCGACGAGGCGGAGGCCGCCGAGCGACTGGTGGACTTCGTCCGGGCCCACGGCCGCGAGGCGTGGCTCGACGAGGTCGGCAACGTCCGGGCCCCCGCGGACGACGCCGTGTTGCTCACCTCGCACGTCGACACGGTTCCGGGCGAGATTCCGGTCGCCGTCGAACCGGCCGACGCCGACGACCCCGTCGCCGCCGAGGGCGCGGACGTCCTCCGGGGCCGCGGCAGCGTCGACGCGACGGGGCCGCTCGCGGCGATGGCCGCCGCGGCGGTAAACGCCGGCGTCTCGTTCGTCGGCGTCGTCGGCGAGGAGACCGACTCGCGGGGCGCGCGCCACCTCGTCGCGGACCGCGACCCCCCCGAGGCGGTCGTCAACGGCGAGCCCTCGGGCGCCGACGGCATCACCCTCGGCTACCGGGGCTTTCTCGCCGGCACCTACGTCGCGACCAGCGAGTCGGGCCACACCTCCCGGCCCGACCCGAACGCCGTCCAGCACGCGATCCGCTGGTGGTCGCGCGTGGAGAAGGCGTTCGAGGACGGCGTCGTTCCGGAGGAACGACGAGACGGAGACGGCGACGCCGGCGAAGCGCCCGTCTTCGAGCAAGTGACCGCGAAGCCGGTCGCCGTCGACGGCGGGGTCAGCGACGACGGCCTCTCCGTCGAGGCGACGATGGACGTCCAGTTGCGCGTCCCGCCCGCGCTCGACGTCGAGACGGTCCGGGAGACGACCGAGGCCCACCTCGACGTCGGCACCGTCTCGTGGGCCGACCCGATCCCGCCGGTCATGCAGAGCCCGCGGACCGACCTCGCGCGGGCGTTCCGCGTCGCAATCAGGGCGGAAGACGGGGAGCCCCGCCTGCTGCGCAAGACCGGCACCAGCGACATGAACCTCTACGCCGACGCCTGGGACTGTCCGATGGTCACCTACGGCCCCGGCGACTCCGACCTCGACCACGCCCCCGACGAGCGCCTCCCGCTCGCGGAGTTCGACCGCTCGGTCGCGGTCCTCGAACGCGTCGCCCGGACGCTCCGGGACGACGCGGCCTGA
- the lysW gene encoding lysine biosynthesis protein LysW, translating to MSQCVECGADLTLHDDLEAGEIVDCTTCGAELEVVDVEPPVLDRAPELEEDWGE from the coding sequence ATGAGCCAGTGTGTCGAGTGCGGGGCAGACCTGACCCTGCACGACGATCTGGAGGCGGGAGAGATCGTAGACTGTACGACCTGCGGTGCGGAACTGGAAGTAGTCGACGTCGAGCCGCCAGTCCTCGATCGAGCCCCGGAGCTCGAAGAGGACTGGGGTGAGTGA
- the argC gene encoding N-acetyl-gamma-glutamyl-phosphate reductase encodes MAPSTVAGATDADAGAETVTASVVGASGFTGGELLRLLAGHPNFEIQQATSRSYAGKSVGSKHPPLRGSELRFGDPADLDSVDVLFAATPHGVSMDRIDEFFEVADTVVDLSADFRLDTEEQYDEWYDGHAAPEYLRRAEYALPEINRENLPGAELIAGGGCNATATILGLSPLFESGLLEGGEQIVVDVKVGSSEGGAGGGEASSHPERSGVVRPYAPTGHRHEAEIEQFLGTSVAFTCHAVDMVRGASATSHVFPSAPVSKADLWKAYRGAYEDEPFVRMAAGGSGVYRYPEPKAVAGTNYAEVGFELDPANERVVVFSAIDNVMKGSAGQAVHAANIALGFEETAGLEFAGLHPVGAP; translated from the coding sequence ATGGCGCCGTCGACCGTCGCGGGGGCGACCGACGCCGACGCGGGCGCGGAGACGGTCACCGCCTCGGTGGTCGGTGCCAGCGGCTTCACCGGCGGCGAACTCCTGCGGCTGCTCGCGGGCCACCCGAACTTCGAGATCCAGCAGGCGACCAGCCGCTCGTACGCGGGCAAGAGCGTCGGGTCGAAGCACCCGCCGCTGCGGGGGAGCGAACTGCGCTTTGGCGACCCCGCGGACCTCGACTCGGTCGACGTCCTGTTCGCGGCGACGCCCCACGGCGTCTCGATGGACCGGATCGACGAGTTCTTCGAGGTCGCGGACACGGTGGTCGACCTCTCGGCGGACTTCCGCCTCGACACCGAGGAACAGTACGACGAGTGGTACGACGGCCACGCGGCGCCCGAGTACCTCCGACGGGCCGAGTACGCCCTCCCCGAGATCAACCGGGAGAACCTCCCCGGCGCCGAGTTGATCGCCGGCGGCGGCTGTAACGCCACGGCGACGATTCTCGGGCTCTCTCCTCTCTTCGAGAGCGGCCTGCTGGAGGGCGGCGAGCAAATCGTCGTCGACGTGAAAGTCGGCTCCTCGGAGGGCGGCGCGGGCGGCGGCGAGGCCTCCTCGCATCCGGAACGGTCGGGCGTCGTCCGACCCTACGCGCCGACGGGTCACCGCCACGAGGCCGAGATCGAACAGTTCCTCGGGACGAGCGTGGCCTTTACCTGCCACGCCGTCGACATGGTTCGCGGCGCGAGCGCGACGAGCCACGTCTTCCCGTCCGCGCCCGTCTCGAAGGCCGACCTCTGGAAGGCTTACCGCGGCGCCTACGAGGACGAGCCGTTCGTCCGCATGGCCGCCGGCGGCTCCGGCGTCTACCGCTACCCCGAACCCAAGGCGGTCGCGGGGACGAACTACGCCGAGGTCGGCTTCGAACTCGACCCCGCGAACGAGCGCGTCGTGGTCTTCTCGGCCATCGACAACGTGATGAAGGGCTCGGCCGGGCAGGCCGTCCACGCGGCCAATATCGCGCTCGGCTTCGAAGAGACCGCCGGACTCGAGTTCGCGGGGCTACACCCCGTGGGGGCGCCCTGA